The following nucleotide sequence is from Paenibacillus odorifer.
AAAAGGTTATTTTAACCGGATCGCATATCGATACTGTAGTCAATGGTGGAAAATATGATGGTGCCTATGGGATCGCTGCGGCTATGATTGCGCTTCAAGATTTGCAGAGGAACTTTGGCCAGCCGCAGCGGACGCTTGAGGTCGTATCTTTTTGTGAAGAAGAGGGGAGCCGATTTCCGCTTGCTTATTGGGGTTCGGGCCATGTCACGGAAAGGTATGACGGAAGCGAGGCCGAGACCTGTATGGATGCAGAGGGCGTGACGTTAAAAGCAGCAATGGCACAATCCAGCTTCTTACAGGACATAACGGAGGAGAAAGCTTCTAAGCGGACTGGAGTCAGAAATGATATTGGTGCTTTTGTAGAACTGCACATCGAGCAGGGGATTATTCTGGAGAAGACGGACACTCAGATAGGCGTAGTTCAGGGGATTGTTGGACAGAGACGATATGTGGTCAAGGTTAGTGGTATTGCTAATCATGCGGGCACGACACCGATGTTTATGCGGCAGGATGCACTGGCTAGTGCGGTTGAAATGCTGTACGTGCTTGAAAGTTCTGCTAAAACGGCTGGTGAACCTCTTGTAGCAACCTCGGGTAAGCTTGAGGTGAATCCGAATACGCCAAATGTAATCCCGGGTGAGGTTCTTTTTACATTAGATATCCGCCATAGTGAAGAGGACGAATTGGAACGTTTCTGTGAGAAGCTTCTTGCGGAATGTAATGAAATTGCCGTTAAACGTGGGGTAACTCTGGAGGCTACATCCGTGCTCCACACAGTCCCTGCGCCTATGGATATGAAGCTATCTGAAATGCTGGAAAATATCTGCCGCCTACAGGGGAAGACGTACCGCACGATGGTAAGTGGAGCGGGACATGATGCCCAGCTATTGGCGCCGCGTTGCCCTACTGCGATGATATTTGTGCCAAGCCGAGCTGGCATCAGCCATTCTCCGGAAGAGTATACCTCCCCTGAGCAGCTCGCGGCTGGGCTTGAGGTTCTGACTGCGATGTTATATGAGTTAGCTTATTAAAAAGAGTTCGCCGAACTTTTAAGGGAGGATCATCATGAAGCGTTACGAAGATTTGTCGCCGTCCCAACGCTGTATTATGACTCCGGGTCCGGTCGAGGTAGATCCGCGTGTACTGCGGGCGATGTCTTTTCCGGTGCTGGGTCAGTTTGAT
It contains:
- a CDS encoding Zn-dependent hydrolase; the encoded protein is MNDSRVEASTQKLLDLLEELAAFSTAGPGVTRLLYTEEWSRAQIFLQEKMAGLGLEVSVDKVGNVYGRLSGRDPQQKVILTGSHIDTVVNGGKYDGAYGIAAAMIALQDLQRNFGQPQRTLEVVSFCEEEGSRFPLAYWGSGHVTERYDGSEAETCMDAEGVTLKAAMAQSSFLQDITEEKASKRTGVRNDIGAFVELHIEQGIILEKTDTQIGVVQGIVGQRRYVVKVSGIANHAGTTPMFMRQDALASAVEMLYVLESSAKTAGEPLVATSGKLEVNPNTPNVIPGEVLFTLDIRHSEEDELERFCEKLLAECNEIAVKRGVTLEATSVLHTVPAPMDMKLSEMLENICRLQGKTYRTMVSGAGHDAQLLAPRCPTAMIFVPSRAGISHSPEEYTSPEQLAAGLEVLTAMLYELAY